tggactttttttttcctttttctcatttttttcaccatttttcacctatttaagcGATCTTTGCCATCAAATATCACTTGTGTCCTaatttcttgcccattttagcaacattttttggccacttttatcccatttttgctcttttcacaATAATtagcccatttaaactacccttttgccattaaataccacctgtAACTTCTATTGGCCAGTTCTATCCAAGTTTTGCgcttttctgacattttttggcccatttagGCTAcccttttccattaaataccacttgattcctatttttttgccctattttgccactcttgactgctttttgccatgtttttgccactttgtctcATACCAGACGTTCCCAATATGGCATACAGCATGTAGTTTcccaacaacaaaaatgtggctagtggaaatgcTTAGTGGCTAATAACTGTTCAAAAATAAGTAGCCACAGTGGCCAGtgtgcaaaaaagttaatgtaaaGCCCCGGAGATAAGGTATATACTTAACGCtttaaaataatagaaattgttttttaatagaCACAATTAGTACCTCcaaataaaatatgtgcattCAAAGAATACAAATGgcttaaaatcaatgaaaatagCATCTGTAGAGTTGGAAAAGCTCTGCCCCTGCCTTcctctaatgttttttttcccttgtttcTTAACTCTCTCACGCTGGCTCGCTCATTTTGCTCATGTCACTGCTGTGTGATTGACAAGTGACAGATGCAACAGCCTGAGGAAACGGGCGGGACACAACCACAGGGACCAAAGCTGATTGGTTATAGGCAGTGATAGGTGAACTTCCTTAACGTCCTTAGAAAACACAGGCGTAGCGTATCACAATAGCCCAGCCCACTCCCCCACAAAAAAGTCCTTGAGAGAGCCTGTGTCCACAACACTGTGGGCCATAGTCACGCTTTCCTTTTCCCccccttttctttgttttccttctTGCCTGGCCAACTGGCCCTTCAGCCCGTCGGCCCACCGGGGAAATCCCCAGCTTCCCCGTACATCAGTCCGCCCTGCCAGGTGGTATAATGTTAATCAGTGTCTATCTCATGTTTTTGGCTGTTCTTTATCACAGAGCTCCCTTATCTGAATGTTAAGAAGCATTTCCAGAGAAGAACcttttaatcattaaaacaaCTTAATGGTAGTGATTTTTCAACCTTTGTTCATGCAAGAAGGAAGGTCAAAGATATTTTTCTTGGACAACCTCCTTCACATTATCACAACAGAAACATGTGTCGGTGTCTCTACTTCCATTTTGGACCTTAAAAGCGATCCACTGCAATCCCAAGCTGAGCCAGCTCCTTTAACATTGCAGGTATGCAAGAGTCCTTCTTTAGAGAAGTCACGCTCCAGGCACCGACCCGGAAAGACCGCTTCAGGTCGAGCCGTTGAGAACAGGTTAATGTCACCTCAGCACCATCAGCAATACCCAAATACAATGCATGATAAACAGATACAGTATTTTGATTAAAACCATGGTTTTCTTTGAACTTCAAGCATTTTTCTGCCTGAGAACCAAATCCCAAAACTTTTTCTTGTTctcatgatttttaagcttatatataaatatagttttcattttataaagttgaggtagtgcaGAATAAATTATatcaaacatgagcatggtgtatattttctgagtggtttacattgtcaaaagaaaagtattttaaaaaatggcaaaagagcCAGAACCGCTAAGGgttaatttttaagaaaaaaaccctcagaaTTCTTACGtttaaaagtcatttatttaagagaaaaaaatagattttttttactttaaaagttgtaaatccATGTCaaccaaaactttgaattttttagtttaaaaagtcgaaaaatccaaacactgtttttagtttgttttcttattaatatttttaccttaaagtatatatttttagtttttaaaatcttgaatttttttactctctaatatcaaaatgtacaactttttaaactctgatattttgagtttttcctgtGAATTTAAGATTTCTTTGAACTGAAATTCTTAGTTTGTTGTCTTGGAAACAGACTTTGTAATCTCAAAGATGTGCAGACCTCATGTTGACTCTGTTAGGACATCTTACTTTGCCACAGTTGTTCACTGTAAGGTGACAGTCTTTCTTAAGTATAATCAGTGCTTTGCACTGTGTAAATAATTCTAATTATAAATACCTTCAATTTATTGAATCAAAATTTTATAGAGTCAGAagaagtgttaaatttaacactatgggGCTGAATCaacactgatgattttgctGTTTCCCATGTTGGAATAACTGgatctgtgcaaaaaaaaaatgaacactttcaaaagtggaTGCATATACACACTTTCCTAGTTTTCAGTTTAACACTCTCAATGCTAACACTGGTGATTTtgctgtgtaaacatgtttttggttGTCATAGATGATAAGAATTACAAGGTCCCATAATATTCCATTGAAAATGCATGTAGGTCATTTCTGACCCACTTATGGAAGCGTTGCGTAGAACGAAAACTTAAATGCGATGAGATGTGATGCATGTTAATGATGAACATTTGGAATATGAAATGATGGCAGCTTACAATTACAAGGACAGAATTTCTGACCCATCTTTATGCatgtaaagatgaaaaatcctttcattttcatttatagCCTGGAAACATGAAGGTTGTAAAAGATAAACTGGCATGTCTGCTGTCTTTATAGCTCTGGGTCATAAATTGTAATAACTTTGCTGAACCATGAAACATATCCAAATATCAAAGGAACACATTATCTATTATCACTTTAATTAACAGCTTTTAGACTTTACACTATTCTTGCATATTTCAGAGCCAGAGCTGGGCATTGCCAGTCCAGAAAATCTGattaatatttctaaaaatTGTGATTGTTTATATTCCATTCTTactgttttgatttcttttcttttctgtgccTTTCTTTGAATCTTAATCGCTCCTACATTTCTGGCTCTTaggtctttttttaatgtggttgGGTTCCTGTACTAAATGATGCATATCCATTTCTGAGAACAGTAAATCAGACTTTTCTCTACACCTGCATATTTGTGAAACCAAGCTGGGCAACGCCAGTCCAGAAAGTCTGACtctagaaaacaaaaatgtagttCTTGAGTTTGTAACTTCAGTTAGAGCTTCActcaaattaaattcaaaatgtttctttgtgtGAGGTTTAAACAGATGAATTATATCAGAACCTGCTGTAAATCTGTGTAGCAGATCAGCTTGTTTCAGTGACTGTACTGTTCATTCATTGGGAAAAAGGCCGGTCCACTTTAAAAGACCAAGGCTGTGTGAGAAGGAATTTTTCCAAAACTTATTGAACTTTTCTTATCAGAGACACAAATCCAGAGTCAGCTTCTGTTACTGTTAATTGTTACTTTGTTTGTTATCAGCATTACAGCAGAGGTACAAATAAGAAAGGTTCAGACACGGGCAACATTGTTGGTACcctctggtaaaaaaaaaaaaaaaaagaaaaaaacaataatggtcactgaaatgagataaaactgacaaaattaaaaataaataaaaatttcctaaaaattaactcatgaaaatcagacattgctattgaattgtggttcaacagaatcatttaaaaaacacaaagtcatGAAACCGACCTGGACTAAAGTGGAGGTAGCCTgagaaaatatgtaaaataatgtgaccatagagacatgttGAACTAAGGTGAGTCTTGTAATTgtcatcacaggtgtcttcaaacttgtaatcagtcagtgtGACTataagtagtcactgtgctgtttggtaccAAACTGAACATGGAGCACAGAAAGCTAcagagacagttgtcccaggagattagtAAGATAATGATAGACAAATATGTTATAGGTAAAGGCTTTTAGACCATCTCCAAGCTTAATGATCCTGTGAGTACAGCTGAGCATATTTTTCAgtggaagtggaaaaaaatggaaaaagtgctAGATGggggggcaaaaagaagttgaagaaaactgaaaagGGTGGCAATATCAACAAGATGGccaaaagtggacaaaattgttttcaagtggaaaaaatgggcatcaaAGAGTgaataagtggcagaaatgggcataaagtggcaaaagaagtggcaaaactggcactgaaaggcaaaaagggcataaagtggcaaaagttggtaaaaGGTGCaagaaaagtggctaaaatgagcaaaatggaGCAACAGGGCATAAAGTGGCCAGAAAAGTCAAAAAGAAATTGCACAAAAGGgcataaagtggtaaaacattacaaacatggcCTGAAGAGGACAAAATTggtcaaagaggaaaaaaatggccaataaggcaagaagtggcacacatgggaaaaagtggcaatgaGAAGATTAtgaaatggggcaaaaaaagatcaaaatgtgcaaaaagtggcaaaaacattagaaagtttgcccaaaaaagacaaaattgattaaaaatggaaaaacatagaaaaacaaaacaaaaaagaaaaaaaaaagtggtcacaATGAGCAAAAgggggcagaaatgggcataaagtggcaaaaagaagttgcaaaaagaagggCATGGAAgggtaaaatgtttaaatagtggcaaaaattggtaaaaggagCAGcacaagtggccaaaatgagcaaaatggaGCAAAGTGgctagaaatggcaaaaagaaattgcacaaatgggcagaaagtgtaaaaaaaagggaaacagcacaaataaataattccaacatcagaaccccaTAATAGCATGACAATgatttcagctccaaaataagggaactgttagccataatgctagcaccaatgctactgatccagcacacatgcactgtTATCATCATAAATCTAAACTGGGaagacccattctctgggtattTCAGGGGCCTAGCCAGTTCTATGGCTGTGCTTTGAAAACCAAAGAAAATAGAGGAAAATTGCCCTGGAAATCCCTCAagactgctgctgtttgtgagaGTTAAATGAATACTCATATATCAGTGAGTTTCAAGTCATAACACTTTTatttccacattaaaaaaaacaaagaacatttcatttttcagaGTTAGGTTTAAAAAAGCTTCTTTTTCATACACATTGAACTTCACTTACATAATACTGTCACTGATCATTTATGGCCCTAAGAAGCGAAAAAAGGtacaaaaggttaaaaacagatgaataaTGGAGCATTCATGTTGATTGTATAATTGACGACAATAAACAATGATTTTGTGCTCTTCACACTTTCTTCAAGTCGCTGTGTTGACCAGCAGACGATCAAAGATTTCTGGCACAGACGAATGGGCGATGGCCCCAGCACCAGAGGTCGTCCCAGCACCTTTGACCTGTTAGAAGAACAATAAATATTGGAATAAATATTGAAGGGAAGtactctgttgtttttcttgtgatGTGTGCCGCATATCATTTATTGAATGTTGGGGCAAAGTAttgatttttgaaatatttttattaaaagtaCTAATTGATTTACCTCCATAGTTCATCTGTAGACAATGCTGCGACCTATCATTGTTTGGCTCTCCAGGACACCAGTTGATGTTGGAGAAACGTGATCCATCACTCCACAGCCAAACTCCCTCCTGAACAAAACAATTTAACACGTTTTATTATAGACACTGGAAATAGAACAGTGGTATTTCTTAAGGGCTTATAACATCGTGTAATCAGCTACGTACGTGTTGTGCGTCTGAGCCTCCAAGCCATGTGCTTGGATACCCGTTAGTTCTCCTGTATATCATCCCCTGAATGAACCGATACTCACTAAAGCTGTGCACTGAGGCAAGGTTTCCACCTCGAGCCTGGCAGTTCCTCTGCAGAAATAGAGATATTGTGTGAGGCCACACACAAAAATGCAAGCCAAAACTTAATTTTTGATCCCTTTCAACTCTTTGAGTTTGGAAGCTAAACCAATTTCTACCAAAAGTGGGCAGGACTTTGGACCTGATAGCTGATTTGATGGATTAAAAGGTTCCTTGCCTCAGGAACTTTTTGGTTAAATACACCTTTATCTCTTGGATGATGGTGTATTTCTGCAGTGGCAGTGAGCCTTTAGTCTGAAGCACAATGCTCCAAAATATTAAGATCTGGGTGAGCATCTGGATGCCATTCTAGCACTGCGAATTCAGTAACAgtgtacatttatgttttagttGGATTATCAGTTAAACCTGTTAAGTCCAAGCCTCTTTGATTAGGCTACTGCTTGAAATTTCcagcccatctttaaatgagtataactctgtAACTACAAGGTCTATTTGAATGATCTAGGTACAATAATAAAGAGGGCACTTGTGAAATTTattcagaagtgtaaatatgtgtatatatgttacTGGATCAGAGGTACAAGttgggaaataaaaaaatttcattTCTGCCTAACTGTTTTGCAGTTTTAGCATATATATCccatagaaataatgcagttgaagtccaaatatctccagtaggccaaagcaccacatttttACATTACTTCTTTCAAATTTCATGCCACTTGAGGGTTGTCAGcacaaaataagagagattttagtaaTAAATATCCAGGCGAAATCCCCTCTTGTGCCAAATTGGGCCCAATTTGGCCCAATCTCTGCCCTTTCAAAAATCACaggtatcaaactttttttactcatatgccATTATTTCCCTGTCAAAGGAAGTCTTacaaaggaactaaagtttgccaccaagaggagcagatttattttcaatggcacaaaaaataacataaaataaagtgcagaaaaataaaagaaactgttgaaacaaatggaaactgcacaaacatgactagaattttcagtagagactgggctttcaaatgagaccatgtttgtgtctgtagtagCATGCACCATCCCATAGGGGGCGGAAGTGTCTGGCTACGTAGCACTACAGCCACTTTGATATGTCGTCATTGAGTTGAGTCCTTTTTGATTTGGATGTGGTCtaggtaaaaatggtttatttgggcttgtagctgagcttctgtttaatttgatgtgtaacatgaATAGAGCGCGcagagcaagtttgtttggatcaaggcAAGCAGGACCAGATTTGGTCCGGCTAGGTCCTAAAGGGTAAGAATAGAGCCAAAGAACTTGGTCAGGGTTAGGCAAAAGTACAGGGTTCTGGTTCTGATCGAAGGCTGCTCATAGAAAGTACATGTAGCCTGTAGTTTCAAAAGTGACCCAGAGCTGCAGTGTCTACCATGTGTGGGACCAATAAATGCAATATTTATCGTAGATGCACTTGAATCCAAATCATTGTGGTTACCTCAGCGTAGGCCCAAGTCATTGTTGCATGAACATAGAGGAAACAGCGATTGTTGTAAAGACTCCAACCACCGGGACAATGATTTGATCTCTGGAAGGGGACgctgtcatctgcaaacaaatCTAAGACAGAAGTGAACAAGGGAACCATCAAACTCACATTAATCCTAACCTGAAATGCTAGATAGACAGTTTCACatcccatagacggtgtttgggaagagCGGGatctttcaaaagaaaaaactctctttctgtcacattcattatgggccaatcagtgaCAAAACATATAGGCCCCAATTATGTAGAAATTTCATTGTTATAAGTACAACCATCTAGTATTAGTAATCAGTaatcatttacaatgatgtctactcgacatcattgtaaatgagggctCGCCCTCAATGATTTTGGagtctaaaataaataaagattattaaATAGTCAAGAATTAAGTGGTTTTTACCttgtaataagttggcattttacaaGTAATAACTCATAAAAATGGTAAtgttaaggaagtatttacctacTCATAATGTATTTAGTATCAAGTAATTTTCTGGAAATTCACCAGTAATTAAGTGGTACTGTCCCCTAACCctacactcaaaaaaaaacaacatgagtGTCTGTTACATGAACCTAAGTCTAACATGTAGCTTCTATCATATAAAGTCAAGTTTTATGGttgaacactttcaaattaTGTAGTTTTAACATAACATGCAACAACTTAAAATT
This genomic stretch from Cheilinus undulatus linkage group 22, ASM1832078v1, whole genome shotgun sequence harbors:
- the LOC121504329 gene encoding galactose-specific lectin nattectin-like; this translates as MKTLAVFLLICAVTALTNAAEAEPEKMMEEPLVEETFPEAGPEEMAEELFVEEPFVEEDLFADDSVPFQRSNHCPGGWSLYNNRCFLYVHATMTWAYAERNCQARGGNLASVHSFSEYRFIQGMIYRRTNGYPSTWLGGSDAQHEGVWLWSDGSRFSNINWCPGEPNNDRSQHCLQMNYGGQRCWDDLWCWGHRPFVCARNL